The genomic DNA AGCCCTTATCCTGTATTTCAGTGACCACCTCAGGGTTTTTCTCGATCACGACGAAGGGGCGCCCGGCCATGGCAAACTCCGCACAGATATGTTTCCCCATACGGCCGTATCCGCAGATCATATAATGCCCGGTCAGCTTCTTGATCTTCTCGTTCACTTTTTTCCTCCCGAAGATATCCCGGATCTCTCCTTCCAGGATGATTTCTATTGCGTTTTTGAGAGCATAGGCCGTGGTTCCCACACCGCAGATAATCAGGAAGATCGTAAAGATCCTCCCGGTCCCGTTCATCTGATGAACCTCCTGGAAACCGATGGTGGAGAGCGTAATCACGGTCATGTATATGGAATCGACCAGCGGCCACCCTTCTAAAATCATATATCCGGAGGACCCCAGGAATATAATGCACAGCAGAGTCAGTAAGGAATATTTCAGCCTCTTCAACGGATCGACCAACATCTACCTCCATAATAAATCAGGTTCTTCTACAATAAGGGTTCAAGGGTTCAAGGGTTCAAGGGAAATACTGATACCGGTAAACCGAGTACAAGAACGCAAGCAAAATCTCCAGGGAGAAACACTGGAACCCAAGATGCCTTAGTGTAATAGCCGTCGCAGACGGTCCCGGCCCGGCAAAAATAGATTCAAGGAGATGCCGGGATCTAACGACAAAAATAGAGAAAAGCGGTGCACGCGAAGCGTAACCCTTGACCCCTGGGCCCCTGGGCCCCTTATGTTTTTAACATCTCCCTCAAGGTCCTGACCATATGCCGGTAGTGGGTCCCCTGCCAGTAAACCCGCCCGCACGTAAGACACCGGCCGAACTTCGACTCCGTGAGGCAGATATATTCAGGGACATGGTCTTTGAGATCTTTTTTTTCAGCGCTTACCAGCCGTGTATTGCACCGGACACACCGGCTCAGGACTTGTTCCGGATCGAATGGATAGGTCTGCATCACCTCCTTGATCTGATCCATGGGATCATCGGCAAGGATCAGCATGTGCTCACCCACCCCTCTGCGCCGGACCAAACGGGTATCCCGTGTAAGCAGGACCCGATGCCATTCCCGCGCCCAGGCAAGAAGGGTCCCGTCATTCACGGGATTTTTATACCAGACGTCGTATCCCAGAACCCGCATCCATCGGGCCAATTTTCCCAGCATCATGTCCGCGACAAAAGAGGGGTCCAAACGGTCCTGCGCCATCTGCATCACCTCTTGCAAACAGGGAAATCATAACCGCGCTACAATAACATTTATCCTATCATCCATGCAAATGACAAAAAAAAGCCCGCCGAAGCGGGCTTTAAAGGGGGATGGGGATCGGTGTTAAGCAAGGGGGATTGCTTTTTTTTCCTTTCCCCAGGGGTACTCTCGTACCTTGTTTCTATATGATTAGTAACCTTTTAAACCAAAAAGTCGCGAAAAAAATGAGAAAAAGATCATTATTATTATAACACTTTGATTTTAAAGGAGATAATTCTCAGAGTTTTCCAGGGATCTACCGATTTTTTTGTCCGATCAGGGCCGAGAGGTGGGCCCTGACCGATCTTTTAAGGGCTGAAAGGTCATACCCCCCTTCCAGAGCGGAGACGATCCGGCCATGGGCATGCCTTTCGGCAAGGCGGACCAGGCTTTCCGTCATCCCGCTGAAACCCTTTTCGGTTACCTGCATTCCTGCGAGGGGGTCATCCTTGTGGGCATCAAAGCCTGCGGATATCAGGATCAGATCAGGGGCAAAGTCGGAAGCCGCAGGGATCAGGACTTTTTCAATGGCCTCCAGATATTCCCGGTCTCCGCTTCCGGCCGGTAGAGGATGATTGAGCGTAAAACCGGCTCCCTCCCCTTCTCCTGTTTGATTCCGGCTCCCGGTCCCGGGATAATGGGGATACTGGTGGATGCTGAAATAAAGAACCGAGGGATCGTTATAAAAAGCGCTCTGTGTCCCGTTCCCGTGATGCACATCCCAGTCAACGATTAAAATTTTTTCCAGACCATGTTTCATCTGTGCATACCGGGCGGCCACGGCCACATTGTTGAACAGGCAGAACCCCATGGCATGATCTCGCTCTGCATGATGTCCCGGAGGGCGGACCGCGCAAAACGCATTGTTCACTTCACCTTTGATCACCGCATCCACCGCGGCCAGGAGACCGCCGGCGGCGAGGCGGGCCTCTTCATAGGATTCCGGAGAGATAAACGTATCGGGGTCGAGCGCACGGA from Nitrospirae bacterium CG2_30_53_67 includes the following:
- a CDS encoding histone deacetylase: MLVSGYRHDTGAHPESAKRLTVVEDLFHNTDLHPHLMRLQPRKAEIEELSEVHDRLYILQVQEASASGIRALDPDTFISPESYEEARLAAGGLLAAVDAVIKGEVNNAFCAVRPPGHHAERDHAMGFCLFNNVAVAARYAQMKHGLEKILIVDWDVHHGNGTQSAFYNDPSVLYFSIHQYPHYPGTGSRNQTGEGEGAGFTLNHPLPAGSGDREYLEAIEKVLIPAASDFAPDLILISAGFDAHKDDPLAGMQVTEKGFSGMTESLVRLAERHAHGRIVSALEGGYDLSALKRSVRAHLSALIGQKNR